The Vespula vulgaris chromosome 10, iyVesVulg1.1, whole genome shotgun sequence nucleotide sequence tttaagaaagagaaagagagacagagagagagagagagagagagagacagacagaaagagagagagaaagaaagaaaaaaaaagagatatttcttTGAGAAATTCGAAAGACTCGTAAAATTGTAGACGACGAATTTACGACTGACGAAGATCCAATCTCTTGTACGCTCCTGGAGCATGCGCATAAATGGTTTTCATAGCACTATGAAGAACCGATCGTAGAACAGTCGGCGACATGTCACacacgtattattatttttcttctctttctcttctaaatttataacaaaaatagaaacgctgcatacatatacatatatagatcgGAGtgattgataaagaaaaaaaagagaaaaaagagagaaaaaggaaaaaaagaagaagggaaaagaagaaaaaaaagaaaaggaaagaaagaaaaaaagaaaatatgtgatGGGTATTGTTGAAGGTGAATGCACTACATTTCGCTGAGAAGAAAATTCCCCGAAAGAAGAGGTTGTGAACATTGATCAACGACGGCaatgaggacgaggacgaggacgaggacgaggaagaggaCGTGGAAGAGAGGGCCGGCAACCCTCGCAGTACAGGTATCGTCGCGTTGCTGTGTACACGTATCGCCATTGGAAGGCTCCTCTCTTCTATCGTTCTAACTGATATCCTCGAGAATCGATATAGTCGCGAGACTATATgttgtgagaaagagagagagagagagagagagttcgcgcgcgcgcgcaagtACACATGTGGAAGACAtcaaagagaattattttataacgttCATTCATAACATCTTCTTTACTCGATTAATCATTATATACTTCTTAgttcgtttttaatttattcggttatttatttgttcgttcggcttctcccctcttttttttttctttttggtttatTAGTTATCTCGTTCATCCATTGGTTCGTTCGTATTATTCGCCCGAGTTTATCCACGAAAGTAAGAAATTGATCCTTGGCGACTCGAAGTTGATTCTTGTTTCTCtgttttaatttgatttttaatttttctctttctattctcccttcttcttcttcttctccttcttcttttttttctttttcttcttcatcttttttattttaattgaaaatccTCGATATCGTTTGTCATCATGCCAGAAACAAAGGATCTGAGAAATGTGAACGAGGAGGAGATTCGAAGGTTCCTCGATTCTTTCGATATCGTCTTATCGGATTGCGATGGTAAGATTACAAacagattatatttttcatcttttgatctttttttttcttcttcttcttcttcttctacctcctctttgcctctttctttttctctttctacttgttattgctcttgtttttctttcgtaaacgATACAGGTGTTCTCTGGCACATCGATTCGCCCATCGAAAATAGTATCGAAGCTTTAACCAAATTACAAAGTTTCGGAAAGAAGATTTTCCTCGTGACGAACAATGCAACGGCTGGTACGAGAAAGATTTGTGAAAGACTTCTGGTTAATGGTCTCGAAGCTAAAGAGGTGAGTGATTAAAATAAGTTCTCAAGTAACGTCATTCTAAAGTGCAATAATCCTGTGCAATGATTTATGCCGATGATTTTGAATATCGTCGATATCAATCGACTGTTTATGTTTATTTGCATTCGTTAACtctgtctatatatacatatattaaatcatttttgttttatttcttcaaaaaaataaaatataacatttatacagaccaataataatatattgaaagatgTTCACAggatataattatcttttaaacgatGATGTTACTCGTAACTATAAGTCAGGTAAAACAATTCGCATTAGAACGAACGGTGTGACAATGAGGTTAAATGATATGTcctagagagagggagggagagagagagagagagagagagagagagagagagagagaagacttgTCTTAATAGGTTAAAGGAGATAATATTATCAGTAACTCGTAActttgttaatttaattatacgaattcattattttgaaattttgataaatataactatcaaacgaatgaaaatattttgaaattatctaTACAAAATGcaacaaaaatattactttcaaGAATCAacatcgatctttttattttcaggaGCAAGTAATTATTCCGTCGAAAGTTATAGCGTGGTActtgaagaaaattaattttcaaggTCAAGCCTTTACCATCGCTATGGAACCCTTTCGAAAGGTTCTGATGGAAGCCGGTATCGAGTTGTTGGATGAGAAAgtatgtttttaattatttaaagaaagaaaaatagaaaaatatagtaaaataacCTTGAAGCTACGATTAAACGATGTTTCGatcatttcaattaattaggAACCAAATGTTTATCCAAACAACGTCCCGGCAACCCTCAATGCTGTCCAAGATCGACAATCAGTGAAAGCTGTGATCACTGATTTTGATGTCAATTGTAATTGGGCTAAATTGACCTTCGCTATTTCTTGTTTAAAGCGTAAAGACGTGTTGTATGTTACTGGTGCTCTTGATAAATGGGTATCTTGCAGCAATGGTAGCCTGATATTAGGTACAATATCATTGTCATTCATTTTCATACGAGGAtatgctaataataataataataataataataataataatagtagtaataaaaataataattgatctttctctttgaacaGAAATATGTTAATcgtgattttataattatcaattgtGATTTCGTAGGACCAGGTCCATTGATCGACATAATCACTGAAGGTAGCGGTAGAACGCCAATTTCCTGTGGAAAACCTAGCGACACAttgagaaattatattttcgaattttgCAACGTTATCAATCCAAAGCGATGTTTATTCATCGGCGATACGTAAGTTTATTTtcctctactttttttttatctctctcgtatgtttgtttcttctacttttttttgtttcttctgttATCTATTTCAGAGTAAATTATGATATGAAATTTGGTGCCTTGTGCGGCTTTCAAAAATTCTTCGTCAGCACCGGTTGTGATAGTTTCGAGGAATcacaaaaaaatgaagatacaTGTCCCGAATATTATCTACCAAATTTCGGCCAATTGCTGTCCATCCTTGATGACATGgcttaaaatagaaatagaaagatacaTAAACGGTATTATATCTCCTGATAGAGCAATGCGTTctactattttctttgttttttctctctgtttgtttgtttgtttttttttttttttgtattttcttttttatttttttcttctccttttcttcttttttcttcttcgagactCGATACGGATGGATCTcaaatatgtatttcatttcttaatgttaataaaataattatatcgtttaagcaaaattaatttcaacggggacaatatgtaataataataataataataataattatgatgatgaccaattattatttttgcaccgttattttttttttcttttctcttcttttctgtcaagtatttctctttatctaatataatgtatttttaacaatGTAAATTGTTAAGTAggcaatattcttttttatttcgattaatttttaataacacgtagtaaagaatatataaatatatagtttaCACGTCTTccaaatacatagatatataaacgatagATATTCTATTGGGATCtaacgattttataaataaatatctttcaatgTTCCTTTACTATTAAAACGATGTTATAGTTGACTCTTAGATATTATACGTATCGTTacaataaagtaaaaatggataaaaagagagaacaagaaagaatatttacaaACTTGAAAGAACTACAAACGAAACGATGTACGCttctgaatatatattttacacgtatgcattatattatataaaatattattttttatctgaaATGACGTAATGGTGCAATCTAATacattcgttttatcgataatactATCTATATCAGTCGagatatataatcattataatctGTTAAACTCATTTATCTGTTAAATGATAGCAACAAcaaatttctaaaagaaaaagaaaaaactataaaagaaaaaaaattgatcttaAATTGAAATCAGTCGGCAAGTTAGATCTCTGTAATGatccagaaagagagagagagagagagagagagagaaagcgagataAGTTAAAACTACTCGATGCTTACTATGCTTTTTTAATTACGAACAAGATAACAAAGttcttatcaattttactccttttttttctctcttttcattacactctatcgtatataattcttaacgaagaaaaaaatttgcggttataataataattattaattcacaTGTATGTAAACGAAGGACAATTATTGATGACCCGTGAAAAACAGATAGAatttaaataacgaataaaaatagaacgagAGTTTAGATTATTAGTGTTAAAAATTTGCCAAAGAGTCGTCTCGAAAACTCTACCGCATAGTTTCTCCTCAGTGCACGACGAAGCTTCGAGAGCGCAAGATCGTTTTTCTCCCCTTCGTTGTTCTCCGTTTCTCCTCGTTCTTTTTCGTGATAGGAGTTCGTACGACAGTACTAGTGATAGTAgagtagtaatagtattagtagtagtaataatagtaatccTACTGTAGTCATACTGTATTCTGTCAGTGGTCTTACTGGATCCGATAAAATTTGTCGGATGATACGAGGAAAGAACCGGGTGTTCGAGATAGTACttacgtttatatacatatataaacgcgATATTGCATAATACCGACGTTGTAATATGTACGACGCGCGTGTGTGTTAACGAGAATGAGAGATGGcggtgaataaataaaaaatttgccTGATCGagtgatcttttttttttcttctttatatacatttttctctatctttttttttattttatctttcctcaAAGATAATCCCTTTTTTCGTTGATAAAATGTACGGATCGGTGAGtcccatcttttttcttcctttcaacCATAATtcacatttatttcttaatcgtTGCAAGCTATCGTGAAAGTCGATCGTgggtaaaacgaaaaaaaaaaaaaaaagaaatttatcgtttaaagcaattattgtttaaaaagaaatgtatgtcATCGAgtcgatgaataaaaattctttgaaataagaTATCATTCACGATAgtttttaatgtttaatctttgtaatggaaaaTTTGGGAAAGAAATCTttgtaaaggaaaaagaaatcgattgcAATTGCTCGATTTTTAGGTCGCTTTAGTTAGATACGTTTAATTTTATCCGTTTAACGCGTCTCGTGTTTAACGATGTTATACACGAACAGATTGTATTCGTGTGTttacgaatctctctctctctctctctctctctctcattgttTCTCTGAATCATTCGTCTCGAAAGGTGATTTGAAGTTTACGTAAAATCGTTTGAAGATTAACTtgataaatattcttcttctgtatatatatctacatacgcgttgtacgtaagtaagtaaatacgtTCTTAAAGAGAATGTTTAATATCGGTTatcacaaagaaaataaaacgagcattttctctatcttttaaaTAGACGATTTACATTCTCACACAGAGACAGTGAGTATTAGGGCTTTGTTAGataaatcaaaagaagaaagtccAACGGTCCAAatctaattgaaaataattcactCGATGATCTATCATCGAATcatcgaattatttcaaaaagacataaggaaaataaaattaagaagaaaagaaagatgtgcaaatatatatatatataatatttttttttttattaggaaTATAGTTCACGGATCGCGATAACCTGCAGCATTGCGGTGATCCTAGCGATCGTACTTTGGAACGTTAGGAAAAGTTCGTCTGAAAAATCGGATACTAAAACcaagaaaatcaagaaaaacaagaaaatgtcTTATGAAACGAGCAATGGTTgcgaaaaaaagatcgaacctgagaagaaaaaaattgaggaGAATGGAGAAACAGTGTCCGATATTCCGAAACTCAAATGGGTTAAAGTAGGTCGGGTCGAGGAACTCTATTACTACCCTTTGAAATCAGGACGAGGGAAGACAGTGACAGAATGTAAATTTACGGAATTTGGGATATCCGTAGAGAAGAATGGATTATTTACTCTTAGAGATAggtattaagaaataatattaatatttttatatataataaataatattaattatttgtatatataattaataatattttatactatataatattaattatat carries:
- the LOC127067154 gene encoding chronophin-like, whose amino-acid sequence is MPETKDLRNVNEEEIRRFLDSFDIVLSDCDGVLWHIDSPIENSIEALTKLQSFGKKIFLVTNNATAGTRKICERLLVNGLEAKEEQVIIPSKVIAWYLKKINFQGQAFTIAMEPFRKVLMEAGIELLDEKEPNVYPNNVPATLNAVQDRQSVKAVITDFDVNCNWAKLTFAISCLKRKDVLYVTGALDKWVSCSNGSLILGPGPLIDIITEGSGRTPISCGKPSDTLRNYIFEFCNVINPKRCLFIGDTVNYDMKFGALCGFQKFFVSTGCDSFEESQKNEDTCPEYYLPNFGQLLSILDDMA